The Chryseobacterium oranimense genome contains the following window.
CAGGCTCACATCAACGGTCTTCTGCACCGTGCATTTTCTGTATTCCTGTTCAATGGCAAGGGTGAAATGCTCCTTCAGAAAAGAGCGCAGGGAAAATACCATTCTCCTAATCAGTGGACTAATGCGGTATGCTCTCATCCAAGAGAAAACGAAACCTATCTCGATGGCGCCAAACGCAGGATAAAGGAAGAACTCGGAATTGAAACGGAGCTTTCGGAAAAATTCAGTTTTATCTATAAAGCAGATGTAGGAAACGGGCTTTGGGAACATGAACTCGA
Protein-coding sequences here:
- the idi gene encoding isopentenyl-diphosphate Delta-isomerase, whose translation is MEEFVVLVNPEDEILGLMEKQQAHINGLLHRAFSVFLFNGKGEMLLQKRAQGKYHSPNQWTNAVCSHPRENETYLDGAKRRIKEELGIETELSEKFSFIYKADVGNGLWEHELDHVFVGNYEAGFNLNPQEVEEVRFISMKDLDQEMIESPENFTEWFKIILEEYKHHF